The sequence GGTTGTCCATGTCCGGCACCGGGCCGCCCATGGGCGTCGGAGCCGAGCTCAGCAACGACTCCAGCTGCAGATGACGCACCGGCGCGAGATAGTGCCTGATCGTGGTCTCCCGGGAGGAATGACCGAGGAGACCCTGCACCATGAACCACGGATCGCCGTACAGCAGCCGGAAATCACGACGCTCCTCGGGACTGAGCCCGTACCGTCGGTCCATCACATGGTTCAGCACCACCAGCATGAACAGCGCGAAGGAGTGACGCCCGGCATGCGGAGTCGCATACGGGGCGTACGCCCGGTGCGGATCCCGCCGCCCCGGCGGCGTGAGCACCTGCCGGCACCGCTGGTTCGCCGTACGGAAAACCCCGTTCCACGAGTGCGGATAGAAGGGCAGCCCCCGCTCGCTCAGCCACAGCCACAGCGGTTCCGGACCCTCCGGCCCCTCAATGAACAGCGTGGCCCGCTCCTGCCAGGTCAGCAGATCCAGCGCCCGCTCCCCCCGCCCACCAGGCCCCTGCCAGCGCACCCGCGGCTTCAGCCCTCCAACAACCTCGGAGACCAGCCGCATGGGCGCCCGGTCATACCTCCCGCGCGCCTGGGCCTGCCGAACCGCCCACGCCCGCGAGGAGTCCACATAGTCCTGTATCTGATCAACCACCCGGACCGAGGTGTAGAACGACCGGGACCTCTTTCCTCGAGAACTCTCCGACGCCACCGTGCCGTGGCAGTACCGACCGCCGGCCAGGCGCTGCACGGGTATCTCGATCGTCAGCAACGCAGCCGCTTCCTGGCGCCGCAACCCGGACGAGGTGAGAAGGTCGACGAACGAGGTGTTCCGGTCCTCCAGACGCCCCGCCCACCCGGGTGCCGGCGTCCCGTCCCGGTCGAACCCCCGCAGCCCGACGTCCGACCACAGCCGCCAGGTGCGCGGCGTCAGCCAGTGCACATTGCTCGGCCGACTGTCCTTGGCCCGAGCCACCGGTACCGCCACCAGATGACCGCGATACCCGACAACCTGCCGCGTGGCGACCGGAGACCGCATGATCAGCCGTTCCCGCAGCGCCCACCGGTACAGGCCGCTGAACGCGGCCAGCTCACGGTTCCACTTCGACCCGCCGACCCGCTCCGGATTCTCCGGAGCTCGGGTCCGCCAGTACTCGAAGTCCTCCAGATCCCGGTCCAGGGCCTCACACCAGCTCTTCCCTCTGCCCCACAGGAACGTCAGGAGCAGAGCAATGTCAGTCGCGTAGTTGAGCTTGGTCGACATGGCATGCGAACGGAAAGACCAGGACCGCACGTACCGGGTCAGCAGCGGGTCCACTCGATAGTCTGGCGACAGGAAGACGGGGTCGCCGGGCCGAACCCCCGACTCCTGCTCCCGTTCCGCCAATCCCTTCAACCAGGTCTGCAGCTCGGCTGACACTGCTTGCGGCCCGGCCGCCCGTACCCAGAAAACACGCCATGCCTTCACAGACCAGCCCTTCAGCAGCCGCTTCAACACGCGCATTCAATAGGGAATTTGTCGCACTGGGGGCCCGATGACCGGCTCCGGGAACGCCCGCAACATGGCCCCACTCGTCGCCGCGTGGAAACAGGCCTTCCACTTGGCCACCGGCGGGTCCGGCTCCTACGGCAAGGGCCTCAACCTCTCACGCAACGGCGCCGTCGCCCAGATCCATGCCCAACCCGGCCGCCTCGCCGCTGCGGTCGCCGTGAAGAGGGCCACCCACCACGCCATCCTGTTCGTTCCCGAGCTGGCCGCCACACAGTGGGACGCCCTGGCCGGCCGCCTCGCCGGCAGCCCCCAAGCCGTCGCCGACCTCCTCGCCAACCGGGTTCCCGCCGCCATCGCCGATCCCGGGCACGCCGGCGGCATCACCATCGTCCCCGGAGCCGAAGAGATCACCTTCTCCTGCTCCTGCCCCACCGGTCATGCCGGCCGTCTGTGCGACCACAGCGCCGCGCTCGGCCACGCGGTCACCGAACGACTCGCCACCGCCGCCTCCGTTCTGCTCGGCGCCCGCGGCATGACCGCCCGCACCCTCGCCTCCCTCGTGCGCGATCTCGTGGCCGACACCGATCCTGGCGCCCTTCCGGCAGACACCGACGGAACAGTCCGTGCCGACCAGCTCTACTCCTTGTCGGCCCACCGATCCCCGCCGCCCGCGCCCCGGTTCCGCCTCGACACCGTCACCCCGATCACCGCCACGCTCGACGACCCGCCCATTCCCGGCCCTCGGGCCCAGGACCTGACGTGGATGGTCGAGGACGCCGCAGACCGCGCCCGCGCGCTCTTGTCCGGAGGCCCAGGCCACCCCCACGACGACCTCGCCGACACGGTGCGGATCCTCGCCAGCCCCGACGGCGTCGACCGGCTCCCGGCCGCCGCCCACGCCACCGGCCATACCCAAAGCGCTCTGCGCGCCATGATGATCGGCTACCGCCACGACGGGCCGGCCGGCGCCCATGCCACCCTCGCCGCCGCCCCGGCCCTGCCGGGCACGCTGGAACAGGCCCGAGAGGCCATTCGCTCCTCCCGGGCCGCCACTCTGGGCATCTTCGAGATCGATGGCGACGCGCTGACCGATGCGACCGCTGGCATCCAGATCCGGCTGGGGCCCGACGGCCGTTGGTTCCCCTTCACCCTCTACCAAGGAGACTGGCGCACCGGAGAGTGGC comes from Streptomyces aurantiacus and encodes:
- a CDS encoding site-specific integrase, giving the protein MRVLKRLLKGWSVKAWRVFWVRAAGPQAVSAELQTWLKGLAEREQESGVRPGDPVFLSPDYRVDPLLTRYVRSWSFRSHAMSTKLNYATDIALLLTFLWGRGKSWCEALDRDLEDFEYWRTRAPENPERVGGSKWNRELAAFSGLYRWALRERLIMRSPVATRQVVGYRGHLVAVPVARAKDSRPSNVHWLTPRTWRLWSDVGLRGFDRDGTPAPGWAGRLEDRNTSFVDLLTSSGLRRQEAAALLTIEIPVQRLAGGRYCHGTVASESSRGKRSRSFYTSVRVVDQIQDYVDSSRAWAVRQAQARGRYDRAPMRLVSEVVGGLKPRVRWQGPGGRGERALDLLTWQERATLFIEGPEGPEPLWLWLSERGLPFYPHSWNGVFRTANQRCRQVLTPPGRRDPHRAYAPYATPHAGRHSFALFMLVVLNHVMDRRYGLSPEERRDFRLLYGDPWFMVQGLLGHSSRETTIRHYLAPVRHLQLESLLSSAPTPMGGPVPDMDNLFAQVARAASGVQDIEAALTPAGEGV